One region of Primulina tabacum isolate GXHZ01 chromosome 17, ASM2559414v2, whole genome shotgun sequence genomic DNA includes:
- the LOC142530492 gene encoding late embryogenesis abundant protein At1g64065-like gives MADKNQRWFPVSFNNGGTQIDEEQRKRRRKKCLLYAFLLGVLKAGITLLFLLTILRFRTPKFRIRSAAFETFDFSAAAGTPSFNARMRAELTLKNSNFIKYKFPSSDIAFYYNGERVGSTIVPDSRVRARSTKEWDVVVELSAVELIGREQLGSDLRSGVLMLNGRSRLSGKVELLKLLKKKKSTEMDCILTVNLSKRMVRDLRCE, from the coding sequence ATGGCGGACAAGAATCAACGGTGGTTTCCAGTATCCTTCAACAATGGCGGCACCCAAATCGACGAAGAACAACGCAAGCGGAGGCGCAAGAAATGCCTACTCTACGCGTTCCTATTGGGAGTCCTCAAAGCTGGAATCACGCTATTATTCCTCCTAACCATCCTCAGATTCCGAACCCCCAAATTCCGCATTCGGTCCGCCGCCTTCGAGACTTTCGATTTCTCCGCCGCTGCCGGCACTCCATCGTTCAACGCCCGGATGCGGGCCGAACTCACGCTTAAGAACTCGAATTTCATCAAGTACAAGTTCCCGAGCTCGGACATCGCGTTCTATTACAACGGCGAGCGCGTGGGTTCGACGATCGTCCCCGATTCGCGGGTCAGGGCGCGATCTACGAAGGAGTGGGATGTGGTGGTAGAGCTGTCGGCGGTCGAATTGATCGGACGCGAGCAGCTAGGGAGTGATCTGAGATCGGGGGTTCTGATGCTGAATGGACGGTCGAGATTGAGTGGGAAGGTGGAGCTACTGAAGctgctgaagaagaagaaatccACGGAGATGGATTGCATCCTAACCGTCAATTTGAGTAAGAGAATGGTCAGAGATTTGAGATgtgaataa